The bacterium genome has a segment encoding these proteins:
- a CDS encoding LapA family protein codes for MGLIRLLLGLAAALAIVSFGVKNMEVVRVSYFKMGTYTLPLFYLLMGFFVLGFLLAWLGGLFHRVKSFRTVRRYRRQNRLLENELERVHRQERQLLLEEGGSREAPAAAAPPGAGDSATSE; via the coding sequence ATGGGACTTATCCGGTTACTTCTGGGACTGGCGGCTGCCCTGGCCATCGTGAGCTTCGGCGTGAAAAACATGGAGGTAGTGAGGGTTTCCTACTTCAAGATGGGGACCTATACGCTGCCGCTTTTCTATCTGCTCATGGGGTTCTTCGTCCTCGGCTTTCTGTTGGCGTGGCTGGGCGGCCTCTTCCATCGGGTGAAGTCCTTCCGCACGGTGCGCCGCTACCGCCGCCAGAACCGCCTTCTGGAAAACGAGCTGGAGCGCGTCCACCGCCAGGAGAGGCAGCTTCTGCTCGAGGAGGGCGGCAGCCGGGAGGCGCCCGCGGCGGCCGCCCCGCCCGGAGCGGGAGATTCCGCCACTTCCGAATAA